One window of Sporomusa sphaeroides DSM 2875 genomic DNA carries:
- a CDS encoding type II secretion system protein GspG, whose translation MIVQKSKGAVGLHIILAVAFLILVSSLPTLPVNKLYDFGKKGEAMADISRISGAISRYKSRTNEYPVNQQALLVSVGGYEPELTSLPERDPWGNTNTGVNGTGGISAYCYARTEKGFAVWSIGRDKQNNSGGSGSSLPNANFSGDDVGIISE comes from the coding sequence ATGATAGTGCAAAAAAGCAAGGGAGCAGTCGGGTTGCATATTATTCTTGCAGTTGCCTTCCTAATATTAGTATCTTCTCTACCAACGCTTCCCGTTAATAAGTTGTATGATTTTGGGAAAAAGGGTGAGGCGATGGCTGATATATCTAGGATATCTGGTGCAATATCGCGGTATAAGTCAAGAACAAACGAATATCCAGTAAATCAGCAAGCTTTACTGGTAAGTGTAGGAGGTTACGAACCAGAATTGACTTCACTGCCGGAGAGAGATCCTTGGGGAAATACTAATACTGGAGTGAATGGTACGGGTGGGATAAGTGCTTATTGCTATGCACGGACTGAAAAGGGATTTGCAGTATGGTCTATTGGCAGAGATAAGCAGAATAATTCTGGTGGAAGTGGTTCAAGTTTGCCAAATGCAAATTTCTCCGGCGATGATGTAGGAATTATTTCAGAATAA
- a CDS encoding phage tail protein yields MWASNIMPSDGTWLECNGQSTVSYPELASIIGATVPDYRGVFLRGHGSTLSTHYGTVTHSSGNLNELQGDAIRNIWGSVIYAGTSALYNATGAFYVAGTNWGYYHQSDGTNYGYASFDSSRIVPTSNENRPINKAVKYLIKAK; encoded by the coding sequence ATTTGGGCTTCTAATATTATGCCTAGTGACGGTACCTGGCTAGAGTGTAACGGGCAATCTACGGTATCCTATCCAGAGTTAGCCTCTATTATAGGTGCAACTGTACCGGATTACCGGGGCGTTTTTTTACGTGGTCACGGTAGTACTTTAAGTACTCATTACGGCACAGTTACACATAGTTCAGGTAATCTAAATGAGTTGCAAGGCGATGCTATTCGTAATATATGGGGATCGGTTATATACGCTGGCACAAGTGCTTTATATAATGCTACAGGTGCCTTTTACGTCGCGGGTACTAATTGGGGTTATTATCATCAATCCGACGGAACAAATTATGGATACGCAAGTTTTGATTCTTCTCGCATTGTACCAACATCAAATGAAAATAGGCCAATTAATAAAGCTGTTAAATATCTTATCAAAGCTAAATAG
- a CDS encoding type IV secretion system protein, which translates to MEGLLTSLLKSFVNSFDAGTAVVVTMGTGLLGFLLIIDLIISHGLNLKDEDHISLLIRECLKYGTYLFFLKNYIWLKGEIIEGFIYVGTQAGSAGGGGSSDIFNPSYICEIGFHLMDKVYAFVDAQTAGDGSSLINLIWAATTGELTVAKLFPNLFYWSVSLLICLAFYIIAFQVFLALLECHLVMMLIPIYLPFGVFSKTAFMAEGAIGSVIGIGSKIMLLAAIMSVSIPLIEGWSIPGSPPTQLDCLRLLSGAGGVALLSWVGPNFLGSMMNGRPSLSASTATGTAMGAAYLGHRGYGAVRGMASKGMSGAKISGQTIRNMIKPK; encoded by the coding sequence TTGGAAGGTTTACTTACGAGTCTTTTAAAGTCTTTTGTTAATAGCTTTGACGCAGGAACGGCAGTTGTAGTTACGATGGGAACTGGTCTGCTAGGATTTTTACTCATTATTGATTTGATAATTAGTCACGGATTGAACTTGAAAGATGAAGATCACATTTCACTCCTAATTCGGGAATGTTTAAAATATGGTACATATTTATTTTTCTTGAAAAATTATATTTGGCTTAAAGGTGAGATCATTGAAGGGTTTATCTATGTTGGCACACAGGCTGGCTCTGCTGGTGGCGGTGGTAGCTCAGACATTTTTAATCCAAGTTATATATGCGAAATTGGTTTCCATCTTATGGATAAAGTTTATGCTTTTGTGGATGCCCAAACTGCAGGTGACGGATCAAGCTTGATAAATTTGATTTGGGCAGCAACTACCGGTGAATTGACTGTTGCTAAGTTATTTCCAAATCTTTTTTACTGGTCAGTTTCCCTCTTAATATGCTTGGCTTTTTATATAATAGCGTTTCAAGTATTCCTAGCTTTGCTTGAATGTCATTTAGTCATGATGTTAATACCTATTTATCTACCTTTTGGCGTATTTAGTAAAACTGCTTTTATGGCCGAAGGTGCTATAGGCTCAGTTATTGGTATTGGTTCTAAAATTATGCTTTTAGCTGCTATTATGTCAGTCTCTATCCCGCTGATAGAAGGTTGGTCAATACCAGGTAGTCCACCGACACAATTAGATTGCCTGCGCTTATTGTCTGGAGCTGGAGGGGTTGCATTATTAAGTTGGGTCGGACCAAACTTTCTAGGCAGTATGATGAATGGGCGACCAAGCTTAAGTGCTTCTACAGCTACAGGAACAGCAATGGGAGCTGCTTATCTGGGACATAGAGGATATGGAGCAGTTAGAGGAATGGCTTCTAAAGGTATGTCTGGTGCTAAAATCTCGGGGCAAACCATCAGAAATATGATTAAACCCAAATAA
- a CDS encoding type II secretion system F family protein, producing MSAISELLLNSSYNVRAFFENISRPKPSYGELTDFFREVTSSYKNDVNWQTAIEMLIDDVENERLRDALLVIITDLENGVTLADAFSYHDIFPEFVIETLRAGEDTDSMSEQLVEIMKYLKNNEKIYRKINRAMRNFYFMMSIVLLTLCIFVYFAIPNLFELYRGLNAKISPSMLQLMETVQYGMEHIYILIIPFLFLPQAVKLIEKKFPVFVGRLKFKLPLYRKYYWSNTQYLFSKLMAIFIKMGETPTNAIMLTSAVIKNKAVNEMLEYVDYQISQGEQIAEALKNANTNKMISSKIVKFIKTCETTGRSDLPELLLLAADDYDDARTEAANDYTDNIMILGIVICVSFALLILAALLISLMGLTEQIG from the coding sequence ATGTCTGCGATTAGCGAATTATTGCTAAATTCTAGTTATAACGTAAGAGCCTTTTTTGAGAATATTTCACGCCCCAAGCCGTCCTATGGTGAACTTACTGACTTTTTCAGAGAAGTAACATCATCGTATAAAAACGATGTTAACTGGCAAACCGCTATTGAAATGTTAATTGATGATGTTGAAAATGAACGGCTCCGTGATGCGCTCCTTGTGATTATTACTGACTTAGAAAATGGGGTAACTCTTGCCGATGCGTTTAGTTATCATGATATATTCCCGGAATTTGTCATTGAGACTCTAAGAGCCGGTGAGGATACCGACAGTATGTCAGAACAACTTGTGGAAATCATGAAATATCTCAAAAATAATGAAAAGATTTATCGCAAGATAAACAGAGCCATGAGGAATTTTTACTTCATGATGTCAATCGTTCTCTTAACACTCTGTATCTTTGTTTACTTTGCTATCCCTAATTTGTTTGAATTGTATAGGGGGTTAAACGCTAAAATATCACCTTCAATGCTTCAGCTTATGGAAACTGTTCAATACGGCATGGAACATATCTATATATTGATTATTCCCTTTTTGTTTTTGCCACAGGCTGTAAAGCTTATCGAAAAGAAATTTCCGGTTTTTGTTGGCCGTTTAAAATTTAAGCTGCCATTATATCGGAAGTATTATTGGAGTAACACTCAATATCTTTTTTCAAAATTAATGGCAATATTTATCAAAATGGGAGAAACGCCAACAAATGCGATAATGTTAACATCTGCAGTTATTAAAAATAAGGCAGTCAACGAAATGCTTGAATATGTTGATTATCAAATAAGCCAAGGTGAACAAATCGCTGAAGCACTTAAGAATGCCAATACTAATAAAATGATCAGTTCAAAAATTGTTAAATTTATCAAGACTTGCGAGACTACCGGCAGATCCGATTTACCAGAATTACTATTGCTTGCGGCCGATGATTATGACGATGCGAGAACAGAAGCTGCAAATGATTATACCGATAATATTATGATTTTAGGTATTGTCATTTGTGTGTCATTTGCTCTTTTGATTCTAGCTGCGTTACTAATTTCGCTAATGGGGCTGACTGAGCAAATAGGTTAG
- the trbG gene encoding P-type conjugative transfer protein TrbG, translating to MYWVSYAKKRFILLTLVFFITVLFTPAKVHAEAENDIQPMLMWKSMQVIEDTHTQPVSDTAVQTNNPVKIVNLSQPSELDAIKEQIRQRRQQDDALLASIEAKQKEQEILAKKKADEEALKEKLRQQIIAEMSALQKKQKDEENQKWLTIIEDLKKQNVEQQKQQQEHFLTLIDNFKKQDTEQKQLEILRQQEQQQAFLEAIEDLRPRSKVISLDDPDYAKKTIHQYIADNTQDAKEAISREADVTFLYSPAALYKIYTRIDFLTDIQLQPGEEIQHISGGDTLRWQVSYAQSGSGINKTWHVYIKPNQPGAETNIIILTDKHSYQLHVVATSWHNPIVTWTYPAEQQATFFRAEQRQQQLAANSIPTKVMAPEKLNFDYKISGRKYDWNPTTVFDDGAQTFIKMPASMATSEAPILVVKDSRGKVAIVNYRVRNGYYMVDRLFNQAELRVGRDVVKIKRKAKYVENNNAA from the coding sequence ATGTACTGGGTTTCTTATGCTAAAAAGAGGTTTATATTATTGACTTTAGTCTTTTTTATTACTGTATTATTTACTCCTGCCAAGGTACATGCAGAAGCAGAAAATGATATTCAGCCTATGCTTATGTGGAAGTCTATGCAAGTTATAGAAGACACTCACACTCAGCCCGTTAGCGATACTGCAGTCCAGACAAATAATCCTGTTAAAATTGTAAATCTGTCTCAACCTTCCGAATTAGATGCAATCAAAGAGCAAATTAGACAAAGGCGGCAGCAGGATGATGCTCTTTTAGCTTCAATAGAGGCTAAACAAAAAGAGCAGGAAATACTTGCAAAAAAGAAAGCAGACGAAGAGGCTTTAAAGGAAAAATTGCGTCAGCAAATTATTGCTGAAATGAGTGCCTTACAGAAAAAGCAAAAAGATGAAGAAAATCAGAAATGGCTTACTATTATCGAGGATTTAAAAAAGCAGAATGTAGAACAGCAAAAACAACAACAAGAGCATTTTTTAACCTTAATTGATAACTTTAAAAAGCAAGATACGGAGCAAAAACAGTTAGAAATTCTCCGACAGCAAGAGCAGCAGCAAGCTTTTCTTGAGGCTATTGAAGATTTGCGTCCGAGATCCAAAGTTATTTCTTTGGATGATCCGGATTATGCAAAAAAAACAATTCATCAATATATTGCCGATAATACGCAAGATGCAAAAGAAGCAATAAGTCGTGAAGCCGATGTAACCTTTCTCTATTCGCCGGCAGCTCTATATAAAATTTACACCAGAATTGACTTTTTAACAGATATTCAGCTGCAGCCGGGAGAAGAAATCCAGCACATATCTGGTGGAGATACTCTAAGATGGCAAGTGTCCTATGCGCAGTCTGGAAGTGGAATTAATAAAACTTGGCATGTCTATATCAAGCCTAATCAACCAGGTGCGGAAACTAACATTATTATCCTTACTGATAAGCACAGCTATCAATTACATGTAGTCGCTACCAGCTGGCATAATCCCATTGTAACTTGGACATATCCAGCAGAACAACAAGCAACATTCTTTCGGGCCGAACAAAGGCAACAACAATTGGCTGCAAATAGTATCCCGACAAAAGTAATGGCACCGGAAAAACTCAATTTCGATTATAAAATCAGCGGCCGAAAATATGATTGGAATCCTACTACCGTCTTTGATGATGGTGCTCAGACTTTTATAAAAATGCCTGCTTCGATGGCAACAAGTGAAGCGCCCATTCTTGTGGTTAAAGATTCGCGTGGTAAGGTTGCTATTGTAAACTACAGAGTCAGAAATGGCTATTATATGGTAGATAGATTATTTAATCAAGCGGAATTGCGTGTTGGCAGAGACGTTGTAAAAATAAAACGAAAAGCTAAGTATGTTGAAAATAATAACGCTGCTTAA
- a CDS encoding GspE/PulE family protein — protein sequence MDNKFIEIPDLSDLTKIDIPQDIIDLVDKSIVNDFHVFPVMIYQRRHDLHSTLILATSKYTENLKCIPILENLLGLPIILKEVKRDVLEKAAYYYLDLQIKYAGTSLTVKGMAEIEREDINASKALEDTGSPTVHKVNALIQEAIRTGASDIHIDPWDNTSKVEFRINGDIIDVSDRYYISKQEKGSVINIIKNMCKPGLNITLKHMEQKGQFFIEDHDNKGKYYDCRVATIPSIRQEKITIRILDPAKIVLSLEDLGYELSDLIRYRKRYKRKSGLILYVAPTGGGKTTGMYATLEACGIKENKIFAIEDPPEYRVEGIVQIPIREHEDESKSWTYLKAIKATLRNDLNILLIGEIRSAKEAEAVLEGSKTGHLVLTTLHARDSIMAIPRLFTMGIDRKIILSEMLCIVAQRLIKVNCPHCSEAYEPTEAALIHLTSKEKEKVFNGTPKRSKGCPRCSEYGRKALAEFLFFDNELRDYMAGERGIVEMMEYLKQEKGFVSMWEKGIDMVAEGEISLENLVKELDRNEDDNEELRAIREQTKAG from the coding sequence ATGGATAACAAGTTTATTGAAATACCGGATCTGAGTGATTTGACTAAAATAGATATTCCGCAAGATATTATCGATTTAGTAGATAAATCAATTGTTAATGACTTTCATGTGTTTCCGGTAATGATTTATCAAAGACGGCATGATTTACATAGCACATTAATTTTAGCAACTTCAAAGTATACAGAAAATTTAAAGTGCATTCCGATTTTAGAAAATTTACTTGGCCTGCCAATTATTCTTAAAGAAGTCAAGCGGGATGTTTTAGAAAAAGCAGCTTACTATTATCTTGATTTGCAAATAAAATATGCTGGTACCAGCCTAACTGTCAAAGGTATGGCTGAGATTGAGCGAGAGGATATAAATGCTAGCAAAGCCCTTGAGGATACCGGTTCGCCAACCGTTCATAAAGTTAATGCTCTCATCCAGGAGGCAATTAGAACTGGTGCCTCCGATATCCACATTGATCCATGGGATAACACTAGTAAAGTTGAGTTTCGCATCAATGGTGACATAATTGATGTATCTGATAGATATTACATATCAAAGCAAGAAAAAGGTAGTGTTATCAATATTATCAAGAATATGTGTAAGCCTGGCTTAAATATTACACTTAAACATATGGAGCAGAAGGGACAATTTTTTATTGAGGACCACGACAATAAGGGTAAATATTATGATTGCCGTGTAGCCACTATTCCTTCAATCAGACAGGAAAAAATAACAATTCGGATACTTGACCCGGCAAAGATTGTGTTATCTCTCGAAGATTTGGGTTATGAATTATCTGACTTAATTCGTTATAGAAAACGCTATAAAAGAAAAAGCGGTCTTATATTGTATGTAGCTCCTACTGGTGGTGGAAAAACAACCGGGATGTACGCGACATTGGAAGCTTGCGGTATCAAAGAGAATAAAATCTTTGCAATTGAAGATCCACCCGAATACAGGGTTGAGGGTATTGTACAAATTCCGATTCGTGAACATGAGGATGAATCGAAAAGTTGGACTTATCTTAAAGCAATTAAGGCTACATTACGAAATGATTTAAATATCTTACTTATTGGGGAAATTCGTTCGGCCAAAGAAGCAGAGGCTGTACTTGAAGGCTCTAAAACAGGACATCTGGTCTTAACTACATTGCATGCCCGCGATAGCATTATGGCTATACCTCGACTTTTCACTATGGGTATAGATCGTAAAATTATCTTGTCTGAAATGCTTTGTATTGTTGCTCAACGACTTATAAAGGTCAATTGTCCTCATTGCAGTGAGGCATATGAACCAACTGAGGCTGCATTAATACATCTGACTAGCAAAGAAAAAGAAAAAGTTTTTAATGGTACGCCTAAAAGAAGTAAGGGCTGCCCTAGATGTTCTGAGTACGGTAGAAAGGCGTTGGCTGAATTTCTATTTTTTGATAATGAGCTAAGAGATTATATGGCCGGAGAACGAGGCATTGTTGAAATGATGGAATATCTAAAGCAAGAAAAAGGTTTTGTATCTATGTGGGAAAAAGGCATTGATATGGTTGCCGAAGGCGAAATTTCATTGGAAAACTTGGTAAAGGAATTAGATCGTAATGAGGATGACAATGAAGAACTTCGTGCCATAAGAGAACAGACAAAGGCGGGATAA
- a CDS encoding phage baseplate protein produces the protein MPWYGDLADIPAGFLYCDGTNGTPDLRGRTLVGTGLWNDAYGSTIYSLGSFGGERVHKLTIEEMPAHDHTTSLTINSGDGYVARGLYAGGRNDGSVNRVSNLSGGDRPHNNMQPYMPVHWIIKL, from the coding sequence TTGCCTTGGTATGGTGATTTAGCTGATATTCCGGCAGGATTTCTTTATTGCGATGGTACTAACGGTACACCGGACTTGCGTGGCCGGACGCTAGTCGGAACTGGTCTATGGAATGATGCTTACGGTTCTACTATTTATTCCCTGGGTAGTTTTGGCGGTGAACGTGTGCACAAACTTACCATTGAAGAAATGCCGGCACATGATCATACAACATCATTAACAATAAATAGTGGTGATGGATATGTAGCTCGTGGCTTATATGCTGGCGGGAGAAATGACGGATCAGTTAATAGAGTATCCAATTTATCTGGAGGTGATCGGCCTCATAATAATATGCAGCCATATATGCCTGTCCACTGGATTATAAAGCTCTAA
- a CDS encoding M23 family metallopeptidase, translated as MKRIIVFCILFIFGFVTVCNAFTLTSEFGWREHPINGKKSFHSGIDLAADYGAPIPAMWSGQIVFYGEYGGYGNIVLIDHGNNRYTLYAHCSELYVSAGQYVEEGQVIAAVGSTGYSTGPHLHLELWENGQYVDPMIIFRGD; from the coding sequence ATGAAGCGAATAATTGTCTTTTGTATCCTGTTCATATTTGGATTCGTTACGGTATGTAATGCCTTTACTCTTACATCGGAATTTGGCTGGCGTGAGCATCCGATTAATGGCAAAAAAAGTTTTCACAGTGGAATTGATTTAGCTGCCGATTATGGTGCTCCTATTCCGGCAATGTGGTCTGGTCAGATCGTGTTTTATGGTGAATATGGAGGATATGGAAATATAGTCTTAATTGATCATGGAAACAACCGTTATACATTATACGCTCATTGTAGTGAGCTATACGTTTCTGCAGGTCAATATGTTGAAGAAGGACAAGTGATAGCGGCTGTAGGTAGTACAGGATATTCCACCGGCCCACATCTGCACCTTGAGCTTTGGGAAAACGGTCAATATGTAGATCCTATGATTATTTTTAGGGGTGATTGA
- a CDS encoding hypothetical protein (type IV secretion system VirB4 family) has protein sequence MTGYISQIYLLAVFVMFFAFMALMVYGKLDIREYVKKPTRLAHFLPWMAMIDKKSATILNKDGSFQKSFVFRGPDLDSATEYELINTAEEVNNVLKRLSGGWAFFVEARRMPSENYLESSFPDPVSFLIDAERKDFFQAGNHYESRYYFTLVYLPPSDRINRIEEWFTKRDERKEMIAYEKHRKTFDVEVERIVKLFKDVMPEARPLDHEETLTYLHSCVSLKNHPVQMPKIPMYLDGILGDSWLLSGYKPVLNGQHLRTLTILGFPGESVPGILDKLNRLNIEYRWVTRFIPLDKVDAVKEISTYRRKWFSKRISAMQYAISSLSGEESALVDNDAINKAEDADGAMQDVAEDTVSYGYCTITVTVWDYDKDELENKVLEVEQVINGLGFCTILETTNAVDAWFSSLPGFCRANVRRPLLSSLNLAHCFPLSAMWSGPERNEYFKAPVLMHCESNGFTHFRFDPFIGDVGHSMTIGPTGMGKSVLLSLMAVQSLRYPDAQVYIFDKYGSSRAITAGVGGDFYDLGDESPDALAFQPLVDIHKKNSRTWAYEWTLDILRSEGIKDDPHIKEVLNKGLEYLAEHPVSERRLSGLARFAQPHAPEISKALAPYIDNGPFARMFNSDKDMLKYSRWQTFEMGQLMKLQTPTAPALRYLFYKIEERLTGPPTFIYLDEVWTFLAYQLFANTIEDWLRTFRKKNGSIHFFTQAVTDVKTCSIAPAITSNCLSKIFLPNPNALDPAEFACYESLGLNKREILNIAKAKGKRDYFYKSDKNSRMFQLALRPFAAAYCGASSTEDQRVIREILAQHGKKAFNDIWLRHKGFPDAANWIKNNERKVYSYA, from the coding sequence ATGATTGATAAAAAATCTGCAACCATTCTTAACAAAGATGGCAGTTTCCAAAAATCATTTGTTTTTCGCGGTCCAGACTTAGACAGTGCTACTGAATACGAATTGATTAACACTGCAGAAGAGGTCAATAATGTTTTAAAACGATTAAGCGGAGGGTGGGCTTTTTTTGTAGAAGCTAGACGAATGCCAAGCGAAAACTACTTAGAGTCCTCTTTTCCTGATCCGGTAAGTTTTTTGATTGACGCTGAACGAAAAGACTTCTTTCAGGCAGGCAACCATTATGAAAGTCGTTACTATTTTACGTTAGTCTATTTACCACCAAGTGATCGGATCAACCGCATTGAAGAATGGTTTACAAAGCGTGATGAACGGAAAGAAATGATTGCTTATGAAAAACACCGAAAAACCTTTGATGTTGAAGTTGAACGCATTGTGAAATTATTCAAGGACGTTATGCCGGAGGCACGTCCACTTGATCATGAAGAAACGTTAACTTATTTGCACAGCTGCGTGTCACTAAAAAATCATCCGGTGCAAATGCCCAAAATCCCAATGTATCTTGATGGTATATTAGGAGACTCATGGCTGTTGAGTGGTTATAAACCTGTCCTAAATGGTCAACATTTACGCACGCTAACCATTTTGGGTTTTCCTGGAGAAAGTGTCCCCGGTATACTTGATAAGCTTAACCGCTTGAATATTGAATACCGATGGGTAACAAGATTTATACCACTTGACAAGGTAGACGCCGTTAAAGAAATTAGCACTTATCGTCGGAAATGGTTCTCGAAGCGTATTAGTGCCATGCAGTATGCGATTAGTTCGTTGTCTGGTGAGGAAAGTGCTCTGGTCGATAATGATGCTATTAATAAAGCTGAAGATGCTGACGGTGCAATGCAAGATGTTGCCGAAGATACCGTAAGTTATGGGTATTGCACTATTACTGTAACCGTTTGGGATTATGATAAGGACGAGTTAGAAAACAAAGTCCTGGAAGTTGAACAAGTGATAAATGGTCTTGGTTTTTGTACTATTCTTGAGACTACAAACGCTGTTGACGCTTGGTTTAGCAGTTTGCCGGGTTTTTGTAGAGCTAATGTCAGACGGCCCTTACTAAGTTCTTTAAACTTAGCTCATTGTTTTCCCTTATCGGCAATGTGGTCCGGACCGGAAAGAAATGAATATTTTAAAGCGCCGGTTTTAATGCATTGCGAGAGTAATGGCTTTACTCATTTCCGCTTTGATCCTTTTATTGGTGATGTAGGCCATAGTATGACGATTGGCCCTACCGGTATGGGCAAATCCGTTTTATTATCACTTATGGCGGTACAGTCATTAAGATATCCAGATGCGCAAGTTTATATTTTTGATAAGTATGGCAGCAGCCGGGCTATCACTGCCGGTGTTGGCGGTGACTTTTATGATTTAGGCGATGAATCGCCCGATGCGTTAGCTTTCCAACCGCTTGTTGATATTCATAAGAAAAATTCTCGCACCTGGGCGTATGAATGGACGCTAGATATTTTACGAAGCGAAGGAATTAAGGATGATCCGCACATTAAGGAAGTTCTTAATAAAGGCTTGGAATATCTAGCCGAACATCCGGTCAGTGAAAGACGGCTCTCTGGTTTAGCCAGATTTGCGCAACCCCATGCACCTGAAATTAGTAAAGCCTTGGCTCCTTATATCGATAATGGACCATTTGCACGAATGTTCAACTCAGATAAAGATATGTTGAAGTATTCCCGTTGGCAAACGTTTGAAATGGGTCAACTGATGAAATTACAAACTCCAACTGCTCCGGCTTTACGGTATCTATTTTATAAAATTGAGGAACGGCTTACCGGTCCTCCCACATTCATTTACCTGGATGAAGTATGGACGTTTTTAGCTTATCAGCTTTTTGCCAATACGATTGAAGACTGGCTTAGAACATTTCGGAAAAAAAATGGCAGTATCCATTTTTTCACGCAAGCTGTTACTGACGTAAAAACTTGTTCAATCGCACCAGCGATCACAAGCAATTGCTTATCAAAAATATTTTTACCTAATCCAAACGCCCTTGATCCTGCTGAATTTGCTTGTTATGAAAGTCTGGGATTGAATAAGCGTGAAATCCTAAACATTGCTAAAGCCAAAGGGAAACGCGACTATTTTTATAAATCTGATAAAAATTCGCGCATGTTCCAATTGGCATTACGGCCCTTTGCAGCAGCCTATTGTGGTGCAAGTTCGACAGAAGATCAGAGAGTTATTAGAGAAATTTTGGCTCAACATGGGAAGAAAGCTTTTAATGATATATGGCTACGGCACAAAGGGTTCCCAGATGCTGCAAATTGGATAAAGAATAACGAAAGGAAGGTCTATTCATATGCTTAA
- a CDS encoding type II secretion system protein GspD produces the protein MKKLLIYVCAICLMIITAPVHAAEYKGADLPKTIHTLAKNAGLYAIVPDEIQGKINMTIPDTSLEEIMDKISQSYDFNWKIEDGYLIVSPAKINSLSKTINVRYANLSLVKTALQAYMPEANITIHPEYSTVTVDGTPWQIKKAQKTISELDIPTQRVLIMTQMVEISKSDSEKLGFNHVWGNYSNTSENKNISYATTLNAESIISRGKIIAKPFTITENGKTAEILIGEEVPVIKTDSFSDGSRSSSVEFKPVGVNFKATPRINIDDDGAHFVTVDLKPEISSITKWVEYNGGSKAPQIGTRKAETTVRVDSGETIVIGGLIKTEDIKSLSGIPILKDLPILGALFRSKDKNKSESEVMFFVTPYVLDKNGKIIKKNKESQEKAPTVTEQSLSTELPVNDVDAQISSVEI, from the coding sequence ATGAAAAAACTATTAATTTATGTATGTGCAATATGTTTAATGATCATCACCGCACCTGTACATGCTGCCGAATACAAAGGTGCTGATCTTCCCAAGACAATCCATACGCTTGCCAAGAACGCAGGGCTTTATGCTATTGTACCCGATGAAATCCAAGGAAAGATTAATATGACTATTCCTGATACGTCATTAGAAGAAATTATGGATAAAATTTCTCAGTCGTATGACTTTAACTGGAAAATTGAAGATGGTTATCTAATCGTAAGTCCAGCTAAAATTAATTCTCTTTCCAAAACAATTAATGTTCGTTATGCGAATTTAAGCTTGGTTAAAACTGCGTTGCAAGCATATATGCCTGAAGCCAATATAACAATACACCCTGAATACTCAACGGTAACGGTAGACGGTACACCTTGGCAAATTAAAAAAGCACAAAAGACAATTAGTGAATTAGATATACCTACACAGCGGGTATTAATTATGACTCAGATGGTTGAAATATCAAAATCTGATTCTGAAAAATTAGGTTTTAACCATGTTTGGGGTAACTATAGCAATACATCTGAAAATAAAAATATATCATACGCAACAACTCTGAATGCCGAATCTATTATTTCACGTGGGAAAATAATTGCAAAGCCGTTTACTATTACTGAAAATGGTAAAACAGCTGAAATTCTAATTGGTGAAGAAGTACCGGTAATTAAAACTGATTCTTTTTCCGATGGCTCCAGAAGTTCTTCGGTTGAGTTTAAGCCGGTTGGCGTAAATTTTAAAGCTACACCAAGAATTAATATCGATGATGATGGTGCTCATTTTGTTACAGTGGATCTTAAACCAGAAATATCAAGTATTACAAAATGGGTGGAGTATAATGGCGGTTCTAAAGCTCCACAAATTGGCACCAGGAAAGCTGAAACTACTGTTCGAGTAGATAGCGGCGAAACAATCGTTATTGGCGGTTTAATAAAGACGGAAGATATTAAATCCTTATCTGGTATACCTATTCTAAAGGATCTGCCGATATTAGGTGCTCTTTTTAGAAGCAAGGACAAAAATAAATCAGAAAGTGAGGTTATGTTTTTTGTAACTCCCTATGTCTTGGATAAAAACGGAAAAATAATTAAAAAGAACAAAGAATCGCAGGAAAAAGCTCCTACCGTAACAGAGCAATCATTGTCAACAGAATTGCCAGTAAATGATGTTGATGCTCAAATATCATCTGTTGAAATCTAA